One Saccharomyces kudriavzevii IFO 1802 strain IFO1802 genome assembly, chromosome: 7 DNA segment encodes these proteins:
- the RAD54 gene encoding DNA-dependent ATPase RAD54 (similar to Saccharomyces cerevisiae RAD54 (YGL163C); ancestral locus Anc_8.108) produces the protein MARHKLPDRPPNGIGAGERPRLVPRPINVQNSVNQLTKPFKVPYKNTHIPPAPGKIATGADNIVGGRSLRKRSTTVSYCGLDVDADQVEYNHQDISFSQLTKRRKDALSAQRLARDSTRLSHIEYTLKRSFTVPIKGYVQRHSLPLTLGMKKKITPEPRPLHDPTDEFAIVLYDPSVDGEMIVHDTTMDNREEELKKVGKNSQEKRNATEEEDSQEPKPTQRIGHHPALMTNGVRNKSLRELLGDSVNLAESKKKFANVPVVIDPRLAKILRPHQVEGVRFLYRCVTGLVMKDYLEAEAFNSSNEEPLKSDEKALSQSQKTEGDNRGAYGCIMADEMGLGKTLQCIALMWTLLRQGPQGKRLIDKCIIVCPSSLVNNWANELVKWLGPNTLTPLAVDGKKSSMGGGNTTVSQAVHAWAQAQGRNIVKPVLIISYETLRRNVDQLKTCDIGLMLADEGHRLKNGDSLTFTALDSISCPRRVILSGTPIQNDLSEYFALLSFSNPGLLGTRAQFRKNFEKPILRGRDADATDKEISKSEEQLQKLSTIVSKFIIRRTNDILSKYLPCKYEHVIFVNLKPLQNDLYNKLIKSREVKKVVKGVGGSQPLRAIGILKKLCTHPNLLNFEDEFDDENDLDLPDDYSMPASKSRDVQTKYSAKFSILERFLHKIRTESDDKIVLISNYTQTLDLIEKMCRYKHYSAARLDGTMSINKRQKLVDRFNDPEGQEFIFLLSSKAGGCGINLIGANRLILMDPDWNPAADQQALARVWRDGQKKDCFIYRFISTGTIEEKIFQRQSMKMSLSSCVVDAKEDVERLFSSDNLRQLFQKNEDTICETHETYHCKRCNAQGKQLKRAPAMLYGDATTWNHLNHDALEKTNDHLLKNEHNYGDISFAFQYISH, from the coding sequence ATGGCGAGACACAAGCTGCCAGACAGACCGCCCAATGGGATAGGAGCTGGCGAACGGCCAAGACTAGTACCTCGACCCATAAATGTGCAGAACTCCGTGAACCAGCTAACGAAGCCGTTCAAGGTTCCCTACAAGAATACCCATATTCCACCCGCTCCCGGCAAAATCGCCACCGGGGCCGACAATATCGTGGGAGGAAGAAGCCTAAGGAAAAGATCCACCACGGTATCTTATTGTGGGCTGGACGTAGATGCCGACCAAGTGGAGTACAACCACCAGGACATAAGTTTTTCTCAGTTGACTAAACGACGGAAGGATGCTCTTAGTGCTCAAAGGCTGGCCAGGGACTCAACTAGATTGAGTCACATCGAGTATACTCTGAAAAGATCCTTCACTGTCCCCATCAAGGGCTACGTACAGAGACATAGTCTCCCACTAACCCTGGggatgaaaaagaaaatcaccCCAGAACCTCGACCTTTGCATGACCCCACAGACGAATTCGCCATAGTGCTATACGATCCCTCTGTCGATGGCGAAATGATTGTTCATGACACGACTATGGACAACCGGGAAgaagagttgaaaaaagtgGGCAAGAACAGCCAGGAAAAGAGGAATGCGACCGAGGAAGAGGACAGCCAGGAACCAAAACCCACACAGAGAATAGGACATCATCCCGCTCTGATGACAAACGGCGTAAGAAACAAATCCCTGCGTGAACTGTTGGGAGATTCGGTAAATCTCGCTgaaagcaaaaagaagtttGCCAATGTCCCCGTTGTCATCGACCCAAGGCTGGCCAAGATTTTGAGACCCCATCAAGTCGAAGGTGTCAGATTTCTGTACCGTTGTGTCACGGGGCTTGTCATGAAGGATTATCTAGAAGCTGAAGCGTTCAACAGTTCCAATGAAGAACCACTGAAAAGTGACGAAAAGGCCCTTTCACAATCTCAAAAGACAGAAGGAGACAATAGAGGTGCCTATGGCTGTATCATGGCAGATGAAATGGGTCTGGGTAAGACTTTACAATGCATAGCGCTTATGTGGACATTATTAAGGCAGGGCCCGCAGGGTAAGAGACTCATCGACAAGTGCATCATTGTCTGTCCGTCTTCTTTGGTCAACAACTGGGCCAATGAATTGGTCAAATGGCTGGGTCCAAATACCTTAACTCCATTGGCCGTCGACGGGAAAAAATCCTCAATGGGTGGTGGCAATACAACGGTGTCACAAGCTGTTCATGCATGGGCTCAGGCACAAGGTAGAAATATTGTGAAACCCGTTTTGATCATATCGTATGAAACTTTACGTCGTAACGTTGACCAATTGAAAACATGCGATATAGGCCTAATGCTTGCAGATGAAGGCCATCGTTTGAAGAATGGTGATTCTTTAACGTTCACAGCTTTGGATAGTATCAGCTGTCCCAGAAGAGTCATTCTGTCCGGTACACCCATTCAAAATGATCTTTCCGAGTATTTTGCACTGCTAAGTTTCTCTAATCCTGGCTTATTGGGAACCAGAGCACAgtttagaaaaaatttcgagAAACCAATCTTGAGGGGACGTGATGCAGATGCTACCGATAAGGAAATCTCAAAGAGTGAGGAGCAATTACAAAAACTATCTACAATCGTCTCCAAGTTTATAATTCGGCGTACCAATGATATTCTGTCCAAATATTTGCCCTGTAAGTATGAGCACGTTATATTTGTCAACTTGAAGCCATTACAGAACGATTTGTACAATAAATTAATCAAGTCCAGAGAAGTAAAAAAAGTGGTTAAGGGTGTCGGAGGTTCTCAACCACTAAGGGCTATTGGcatattgaagaaactgTGTACTCACCCCAATCTTCTGAATTTTGAGGATGAATTCGACGACGAAAATGATTTGGATTTACCTGATGATTATAGTATGCCCGCTTCAAAATCTAGGGACGTGCAAACAAAGTATTCGGccaaattttccatcttggaaagatttcttcacAAAATTAGGACTGAATCCGATGATAAAATTGTTCTGATCTCTAATTATACTCAGACTTTGGATctaattgaaaaaatgtgcAGATACAAGCACTACAGTGCCGCGCGTTTAGATGGCACCATGTCAATCAACAAGAGACAGAAATTAGTGGACAGATTCAACGATCCTGAGGGGCAagaattcatttttctGTTGAGTTCCAAAGCTGGTGGGTGTGGTATTAATTTGATTGGTGCGAATAGATTGATCTTAATGGACCCAGATTGGAATCCTGCTGCCGATCAACAGGCCTTGGCGCGTGTTTGGAGAGATGGTCAAAAAAAGGATTGTTTCATTTACAGATTCATATCGACTGGTAcgatagaagaaaaaatttttcagaggCAATCCATGAAAATGAGCTTGAGTTCGTGTGTGGTCGATGCGAAAGAAGATGTTGAAAGATTGTTCAGTTCTGATAATTTGAGACAATTGTTTCAGAAGAATGAGGACACAATATGTGAAACACACGAAACTTACCATTGTAAACGTTGTAATGCACAGGGCAAGCAATTAAAAAGAGCACCTGCGATGCTATATGGTGACGCAACAACCTGGAATCATTTGAATCACGACgctttggaaaaaacaaacgaTCATTTACTGAAAAACGAGCATAACTACGGTGATATCAGTTTTGCGTTCCAGTATATCTCACATTAG